One genomic region from Myxocyprinus asiaticus isolate MX2 ecotype Aquarium Trade chromosome 27, UBuf_Myxa_2, whole genome shotgun sequence encodes:
- the npy7r gene encoding neuropeptide Y receptor Y7, giving the protein MLYVLGLNEGTKFNMGQTDTANEMEDMVHDGDEETIWHEGILVNDSNPYKPTFVDDITKHLSVQISLILAYSLIILLGFLGNTLVIYMIILYRNMRTVTNYFIANLALADLMVDTVCLPFTLVYTLWDEWKFGAIMCHMVPYSQALSIHVSILTLTVIALERYRCIVFHLGQRLNRCTSFIIIGLIWTFAAVLASPLAIFREYRYEEIPYIDLRIAVCSEKWPNGTNRDAVIYSLSMLLLQYMVPLAIISYAYVCIWIKLKNHVSPSNRNDGIMRRKKTTKMLVLVVVVFAVCWLPFHVFQLASDLDLVLKFKEYKLIYTFFHIVAMCSTFVNPLLYGWMNQNYRNGFLMFFRCEHKPDSIYPDGSFRTRSLRGMIVNGHNDGQPATAV; this is encoded by the coding sequence ATGCTGTATGTCCTTGGACTGAATGAAGGAACCAAGTTTAATATGGGCCAAACAGATACAGCCAACGAAATGGAAGACATGGTCCATGATGGCGATGAAGAGACCATCTGGCACGAAGGCATCTTGGTCAATGACAGCAATCCTTACAAACCCACCTTTGTGGATGACATCACCAAGCACCTGAGTGTTCAGATTTCTCTTATATTAGCATACTCGCTAATAATCCTACTAGGATTTTTGGGCAACACCTTGGTCATTTACATGATCATTCTGTACAGAAACATGCGTACGGTCACCAACTACTTCATTGCTAATCTCGCTTTGGCCGACTTAATGGTGGACACAGTGTGCTTGCCTTTCACGCTTGTATACACATTGTGGGACGAATGGAAGTTTGGTGCCATAATGTGTCATATGGTGCCTTACAGCCAAGCTCTGAGCATCCACGTGTCCATTCTTACTCTAACCGTCATTGCTCTAGAGCGCTATAGGTGTATCGTCTTCCATCTTGGCCAACGCCTCAACAGATGCACTAGTTTTATCATCATCGGCCTGATTTGGACATTCGCTGCCGTACTAGCCAGCCCATTGGCTATTTTCCGGGAATATCGCTACGAGGAGATCCCATACATTGACTTACGGATCGCAGTTTGCTCCGAGAAATGGCCCAATGGAACCAATCGTGATGCAGTCATCTATAGTCTATCAATGCTTCTATTGCAGTACATGGTACCATTGGCGATCATCAGCTATGCTTATGTGTGTATCTGGATTAAACTGAAGAACCACGTCAGCCCTTCCAACCGCAATGATGGTATCATGCGTCGCAAAAAGACCACAAAGATGTTGGTGCTGGTAGTCGTGGTCTTTGCTGTCTGCTGGCTTCCCTTTCACGTGTTTCAGCTGGCTAGTGATCTCGACTTGGTTCTGAAGTTCAAAGAGTACAAACTCATCTATACCTTTTTTCACatcgtggcaatgtgctcaacctTTGTCAATCCGTTGCTGTATGGTTGGATGAACCAGAACTACAGGAATGGTTTTCTCATGTTCTTCCGCTGTGAACACAAACCAGACAGTATCTATCCTGATGGGTCCTTCAGAACTCGATCGTTGCGAGGGATGATTGTGAATGGGCACAATGATGGTCAACCTGCAACTGCAGTCTGA